cagacaccctccaaaatcttgtggaaaaaTCTTTTCAGAAGATTGGGGGATGTTAGAGCTACAAAGGGGGCCAAGCTGCGGCACAGGAgttttttttcaccataatgcatagaatgcaaacgCTGAGACTTTACATGAGAGGAAGAGCTGGGTTCACACCGCTCAAAGCCACCTCTAGCGATCTGATAAGCTGCTGGAAAGATCCAGGTGTTTGCCTGGTCCGCAGCCAGAGAAATCAAAAGGAAACAAGGAAAAATGGAGCCACATCTGGAAGTAAAATCAAAAGAATTTATTGGAAGTCCATAAAATCAAGAGAACATGACAACATCAAGCCAAATAAAAGGTGCTCAGTGGGCGCGTTTCACACAGATGTGCTTACTCATCACTTGATGAGTAAGCGCGCTAGTGTGAAAAGCGTCCACTGAGCACCTTTTTTTGGCTTGATTTTGTCATGTTCTCTTGATTTTATGGACTTCCAATAAATTCTTTTGATTTTACTTCCGGATGTGGCTCCATTTTCTTTGTTTAATGAGAATTTACACTCTGATACATTCCTGATTACCGGTTCCTGATCTCAGCTTCCATTTGACCCTGCTTATGCCTTTGTAATTCGCTGTCCGCCTATTACCGAACCCGGCTATCCCTGCTCCTGCTCTCCGCCTGGCTCAAACATTGCCTCAGAATGCCTGTGCTGGCCGCCTGTTGTCTCAGTTCTCCTGGGTCCTGTATCCTCCTGTCCTCTGATTTCAGGAAGTTCTGGCAAGCCACAAAACCAGAACCTGCAAGTTGGTTGGAACTCCCCTTAAAgttgaggttcaccctaaaaaacatctatataccattacatccagcatacttccgacatgtacagtatgctggtatttttttttttcgctgtacatagcgtcttatagttctttttcaccaGGCTtctgggttctcactcccgcggggaataggcgttcctatgaagaggcgtagatgattgacgtgcggaaaaGGCgcatcacgcgttccgaaaatagccggactgggactgggctctatacggcgctatacggcgcctgcgcacagactaggagccgtgtagagctgactgcgcaggcgccgtatagagccgagtcccagtttggCTGTTTTCGGAACGGtcacgcgccttatccgcacgtcaatcatctacgcctcttcataggaacgcctactcccggcggagtgagaacccagaagccgggtgaaaaagaactataagacggtatgtacagcaaaaaaaaaaaaaataccagcatactgtacatgtcggaagtatgctgaatgtaatggtatatatatgtcttagggtgaacctccgctttaacattggctgatCCACCGTGCATTACTCTAGCTCCGTGCCTGTTGTCCTGCCTGCGCCACCGAGCCTACAAATCCATCGGCAGGCTACACCTACAGGAACTAGTGTCCCCCCTTACCCTAGccaccatctgttccaccttcagtggggcttgggctggagatacaagagaggtcaACCTCGTCatatcagactcctaccaggtacctGACAGGAACTCTGCTTCAAAGTTGTGTTtctcagatccacaaagaaatactCAGGTATCAAAAAACAATGCATTGACACATTTGCCAGTTTTTCTTACCCCTGTTGATGGGCAAAAGTTATAAAAAGCaaatcagagtttttttttattagggtttTTTATAATTCTGAGTAAAGTTTATTGTTTGTGAAGTCTCCACAATTGAAGTGGCTACTCAGTTCAGTAATGGAGACCACACAATCGATCATGATCATCCTTTTAATTGTATTCCCAATAAAAATAAGATGAGCTTATGGAGTCCTGGATTGGACACGCTGGGGAATTTCCAATGTTTTGATTCTGCTGACTATACAGTTGCAGGATTGTTCAGTAGGTGGAGAATCATAGAGAAGATTGTGTGACAAAGTTCAGGAAATTCAGTGATTATCATTTTTCTGATTCCGTCATCACCAATAATCAATAAACACTTCATTTCTAAAACTGTTGTAAAAACTCATCTGAGCTTCTTGAAAATCTTACAGATTGAATGTACTTAGACAAAAAAAGTCATCACTCTGGGGAAGGGGTCATCATTTTGAGTGTATGTCTCATTGTTTCTGGTGTTCTGGTTATGGACTTTGGGACTAGACCGGCCTACTGATCTGCTCTAACTCTCTTTTTATAGCTGTAACCCTACTTACAGGTCTACAGGATCCAATAGCGATGTCACACAGGCTGACAGCACAGTGTAGATACACCTCATCATGGCTTCCAACAAACTTGAACATCTGAACAGAAAACCGTCCTTGTCTGGAGACACCGTTCTCTTCAACACTCATAGTTCCATCATGTATGTTAGGACAGCTAAAGGAAGTAAAGGTGAGATAAAAGGACATTTTACAGATAATCATTTAATACACATTGTACTAAAAGACAGACAACTAAAAATGTACatgcagtggaacctcggattatgagaataatccgttccaggagaatgctcgtaatccgaagcactcgcatatcaaagcgagtttctccatagaagtcaatggaaatgaaaataatacgttccacattgacttctatggcatacaataccgcatgtggtcagaagtgggaagggggggggggagaggcttgaatcctgcttgaatcattagacaacactcgcaaaccaagtcaggatttaaaaaataattgctcGTATTACGTgtaccgtgttactcgcaatccgaggtttcactgtattggtttatatatatataaagggaaaggccaaacaGATCTTTAGTTGTGAATGGACACCGGTGGGTTGAACCATCCAGCAGCTTCTCCTGTCTCTGGGCACTTGTAGAGAGATCTCTGCACCCATGTTTCTAATATTTTCCACTTTTTCATCTGTTATGGAGATCCCAGACTGCTGCCAGTCTTCTACGGGAGTAGATCAATGTTGATTCACAGATCCCTCATCTATCACTCCCGGTCATGGAGAAGGAAATGTCAGGTGTCAGTAGATGAATCTTATTACATCTAAATTTACCTGTTTTGAATGATGTAGTATCTCACAGGGTAGTCGGCATCATTTGTTGGGGTAGCGTAGCAGTTCTTCATCACCAGGACGGCATTTGATGGGTCTCCACCCAAAATGAAGACTCCAACATACAAGAATTCCTCGGTGAACAGGGTGACTTCCGGCCCTGTGTGTGGAGTTGTGTAGTTACTATCCTTGTATAGAGCCATGGTGGTGTTGTATGATGGGCTGCATTTCAAATAGTGAAATAATGATAAACAATTAAACATACAATGCTATCATCTCACATGACAGCTAAAAGGTAAACCGGTAAAAAGTGGTGAGGATAGAAGGAAGCAAATTAGAAGGGCTTAATcctagttacagacagaaaaacaataCAGAGACCTAAATACAGATCATACCACAGTTAAATGTCCATCACATGACTAGCCTAATAAAGCTGCCAATTTCCCATAATCCCTTATTACTGGAAACAAGTAATTAGTCCTGTGATGTTGGTAGACAGGTGACAGGACCTCTTGGTCTGATTATGTAGTCAGAGAGTCAGAAAGGTTTTCTTCTATTTCACAAGAGTTCTTTTTACCATGTGACAGCTGGCAGTAGGGTCATGGGGTGAGTCTGGGGCCAATTCATTGATTGTAGGTAGCAGACTGGATAAAAATGTACATTGTATGGGCAAACATTTGTTaaagcatttcaccataaatgtccgctcgcggcgatcgtatgtttttagctgcttcatcgaatcttcatgtctctataatgtcgaatcttttctctttatggagaataatattggactaatagagttaaggtataGGCACATTCTACcgcaacaaaacgaaaataaagcatttgtttatgtcggatcttttgtttttcgttttctgtgctttcgttatcgtttgttaaaacaataacgaaaatacctgaatttcggacgaaaatgcattcggatgaaaacaaatTCACATGTCTATTGATTCCATGTATTTTCTAATTCCCTCTTGCATcctctataaggccccgtacacacggtcggtttggtccgataagaatgaaccgaagtataggctatcggtctgttttccttcggtccaaaatttcaaaacatgcttcaaaaccgaaccgatggaccgctgcccgatcggatcaaaccaatggttagtacagaaaagcattggttcaaaagccgcacatgctcagaatcaagtcgacgcatgcttggaagcattgaacttcgtttttttcagcacgtcgtgtgtttaacatcaccgcgttctgacccgatcggtttttgaactgatggtgtgtacacatatcaggccgtacagccacttcagaggtgaactgatgaaaacggtccgacgggccagtctcatcggtttggtccgaccgtgtgtacgcggcctaactgttACATCTTATCTCTTGTTACAAAGACATAGGCCcgtattcacatacatcggcgcatattaatgccaccgtagcgtatctattttacgctacgccgacgcagcgcagagaggcaagcactggattcacaaagcacttgctcccactcgctcttaaagatacgctgggtttcctcggcgtaagccagcgcaggtggaagtgggcgtgagccatgctaatgaggcgtgaccccatgcaaatgatgggccaagcgccatagtacttaaaatgaacggcgcatgcgccgtcccgtggccgcatcccagtgcacatgctcagaatcacgtcgagacaactgcctaagatacgtcgaatcactgcctacgacgtgaacgtaacctacgcctagtcatattcacatactacgtaaatgaaaaaagatacgacggcttgtgttccctggtctatacctttgcatgagttgcgcttcctatatggggaataactttacgccggatgtacaacttacgcaaaccacgtatattatgcgccgggcgcaactacgtttgtgaatcggcatatctccctcatttgcatatgtgcatagaaaatcaatgggagcggaaaatgcgtccagcgtaaatatgcgcccacgatacgacggcgtaggcaagttatgtcagtcgtaggaagcctatttttaggcgtatctcagattatgggcacggcgcatagataggaaggcgcatagttacacttacgcggcgtatctcgagatttgtcggcgtaagtgctttgtgaatccgggccatagatattttctgttttcttctgctccatctagtggctataatgCAGAATATTAATGATGCccacaataaaaaaatcattcAGAAGATAAAATAACCTAAAAGACTTTTGTTTTTGCCCAGTTCACACTGAACAAATGTACATGAAGATTTGCTGGATGAGTGGCTATGAAAATTATTTGCAACAAGACCCCCATGATACAATGAAGGCGGCCACTCCAGTAACATTGGAAGCATTCTTTATTGGCTACAGCAGTAACTACTGACACGTTTCGGCCAAAGCCATGCACACTAAATAGacccagtgggccagatccagagagaattggatccgcgcagcgtattagagatacgctacgccgccgtaccttacctggcggaatttcgaatcctcaacgatttcgcgcccgtaagttatggcggcgtagtgtatttctggcggcggaattcaaatcggcaatcAGGGGGTGGGTTTcgtttaaatgaagtgcgtcctcacgccgaatgaactgcgcatgcatcgtccagaaatttcccgccgtgctttgcgcgaaaagacgtcgcaacgacgtaatttttttaacttagacgtgagttgcgtccatccctattcacggacgacttacgcaaaaaaaaattcaaatttcgacgcgggaacgacggccatacttaacatggcaagtctatctatacgccgcaaaataccagctttaactatacgctggaaaaagccgactacagacgacgttacaaaatgcgacggccgcgagtacattcgtggatcgtcgtaaatcgctaatttacatacccgacgcggaaaacgatacgaactccacccagcgggcgccgaagtattgcatctaagatccgaaggcgtacgaagccgtatgcctgtcggatcttacccagatgccgtcgtatcttggtttgaggattcaaaacaaagatacgacgtgggaaatttgaaagtacgccggcgtatcagtagatacgccggcgtactcgctatgtgaatctggcccagtacatTTATTCTCTGTTGTGATGCCTTAGTTCTAGTGTCTTCTCTAGCTCTGGAAATTAAAATCTAGGTTTGATCCATCAGATTTGATGTTTCCAGTGTTTTCCGCTTGTTTCATCTATTATGAGGATTAGAcacgtgcactgccaaaaaatgtctgttttcatttcatttgtttttatttatttattttttgtaaattagaaaatgcataaattgtaaaaatttgtaaattagaaaattcggaaatcgTCAATTCATcaattagaaaatttgaaaactcggaaattcaaaaaaatttgtaaatttgaaaatttgtaagtttaagaaattcggaaatttgaacatttggaaattcggaaatttaaaaatgcGAAAATTCCCAAATTCAAAAgatcgaaaatctgaaaatttgaaatattaactaactaataataactcactattaaatttcctttcaaatttggctgttagtgaacgtaacaaataggAATTTATCTTGAGTTACGAATTATCTAAAATAACGAATGCcaaatctaaacaaatggaacagaatgaattcataataaataataataataataataataataataataaaaaaatatataattatttattagaatttttttcactaacagccaaatttgaaaagaaattcaAATACCTATTATTTAATAGTTAGtagtagttaagttattattagttagttattttctgattttcgttcatattttcagattttcCAACTTCCAAATTTCTGGATTTCAGAAtgttcgaaatttagaattttagaataTTATAATTTCCAAATATTCagaaaaaattggaaatttgTAGATTtcagaattaacaaatttgttgaaatttgttaaaaaaactaatttggaactaattgcacatgtctaatggagaTCTAGGTCTGCTGCCCGTATTTTACAGGAGTGAAGCAAGGTTGGTTTACAGAGCCCTCATCCATCACTCCAACCAGAACCCAAGTTACTAAGAAGTCGGCCTTTAGACATTTTCCATTATCCTTAGACTCACATTTTGATTATTTTCTCTTACCTGGGGATAGGATGCAGAGTCTTCTGCAGACTGGTTATCATATCCAAcccatagacacacagcagggttATGCGAAGGGTGCTGCTTCTTGTGATTTTTGCATTGCGTTCCTCCACATCAATGGTGATAACAGCCTTATACGTGGCATGGGTATCGTTTGTTTCCTTTATAgaaccaaataaaataaataataataattaaaaaacagaTAGTGTGGGCGCCAATTCCTCCTCTCCCATCACATACACCAACTGCTGTGCAAACGCCATGGAATGTCAACCAGCCACATGGGATTGGGATTGTGAGATGGGATGTCTCGTGTAACAGCAAAACTTCATCATCTGCTTTACAGAGCCCTCATCTATCACTCCAGCCAGAAGCCAAGTTACTAAGAAGTCGGCCTTTAGACATTTTCCATTATCCTTAGACTCACAGAGGCAGGATGTGATTGGGAGGTGGTGTGTGTCAGATGCAGGATGTGATTGGTTGGGAgcatgtgccagaggcaggctgtgattgggaggggtgtGTATCAGATGCAGGATGTGATTGGTTGGGAgcatgtgccagaggcaggctgtggttgggaGAGGGTGTGTGTCAGAGGCAggatgtgattgggagggggtgtgtgtcagaggcaggctgtgattggttggaGGTGTGTGTCAGAGACAGGCTGTGATTGGTTTGGGCctttgtgccagaggcaggctgtgattgggagaggGTGTGTGTCAGAAGAAggatgtgattgggagggggtgtgtgccagagacaggctgtgattgggagggggtgtgtgtcagaggcaggctgtgattgggaggggtacATGTCAGaaacaggctgtgattgggagggtgtgtgtgtcagagacaggctgtgattgggagggggtgtgtgccagaggcaggctgtgattgggaagggagtgtgtgccagaggcaggctatgATTGGGAGGGGTGTGtgtcagaggcaggctgtgattggaagGGGTGTGTgttagaggcaggctgtgattgggagggggtgtgtgccagagacaggctgtgattgggaggggtgtgtgtcagaggcaggctgtgattgggagggggtgtgtgtcaGAGGCAGGCTTATGATTGGGAAGGGGTGTGTGTCAGAAGCAGGCTGTAATTGGGAGAGGATGTGTGTCAGATACAGGTTGTGATTGGGAGAGGGTGTGTGTCAGAGACAggttgtgattggggggggggtgtcagaggCGGTTTGCGATTGGTTATGGGGCATAGTGACGGAACAAAACTGCCCAATCCAGGCATGCTGTGTGTCTGCACAGTGTCCTCTACCTCTGAATGGGCAGCCAATGGATGACAACTGACCACCTAACACAGATTAGCTTCTGTATTTTGTGTGGTCAGTTTAGGACAAggaataaatgtgactggcaggatcaaccagataCATCAGATGGAAGAAGTCCATTAAAATGATTAAGTCTCTGATTTCTAAAATATACATATGTGATTACACACaatgaaaaacaataaatattcAGAGGAACACACATTTTAACAATAATAGCAGCAATAGAGAACACTTACATAGGACCCGTCTCCACAACCTACGATTTGTAGAGGGACTCGGACTGAGAAGGTATTTGTGGCGGGATCATCCGTGAAGATGAAGCAGATATTGTCCTTCACATGAGTCTTGTTGAAGTAAATGTTCAGATCATTAAACTGACATTTATGGAAGACGGCTCTCATCTCGTACAATCCACAGGTCAGCTCAGGAACCACCTGTGACAAATCTTTCAATGGAACAAGAAAATCTTTTATTATCTTTCGGACTCCCCAATACTTATTCCACAAATGACGGCCAACATGGAGGATTTCCAGGATAATGGATTAAATTGAGGAGGGGCTTTTGGGAAATGAAGGTGGAGCTGGGAAGACTGGAAACGGCTTTTGGAATGGCTTTGTATTATTAAATAGAACACGTTAAAGCTCACAGGAGATGAGATATTATTGGTTGGATTTCTATTTACTGTAAGAACTAGGAGGCGGTGAAGCTTAAAAAACGTCATGGAGGAACGTTGCTTCTATCACTCCGTACCATAAGACATAAGTATGGCACTTTCCAGAGGCTGCAGCTACCCAGATTCTTTGCCAATCCTTACCCCCAGCAGCACCTCCATATGGCTCTTGTGCCATATCCAAATTTCAGGGTTATTTTTTGGATATAATTTGGATTTACAAAAGGCTTCTGGGAGAAAAGAACCAAACGCTGCTCTAAAGGCTGTTTCTGACTTACCGGTATATCTCCTTTTACCGTTACCTGGGCATCTTTAGCTTGCTTGCCAGTCCCACCAGATACCACCCTTCATTAGCTTAACTTCCAGGCCCACCAGGTTCCACTCTTTCTTAGACTACTTCCAGCTCCACCAGCTTGACTGTCACCTTATCCTGACCGCCGACAGTCCCACCATATCGGACTGTTTTCTTATCTTGATTACCAGTTCCACCCAGCACCCCTATTCAATCGAAAGTATTTCTGGTAGGGACTAGGAAGTGCCTTGGGCTGTGTTTTGGCCTTATCATCCCATAGTGCAGGACCAACAGAAGTTTCCCAAaccattttgcccaattttacttttttgctttCTGAACActgatttggaaattcaaaattttggaagTTTGAAAATATTGAAAATATTTTGGCCAAAGCACAAATTATCAAATGTTTCAGAAGTTCTCTCATCTCTACTCTCCAGTGGTTTTACAAACAGGAGCAGCCAGTCCATAAGGGGCACCGCCCACCCCCCCTAGTTTGCATGTGGGGATGCATGCAGGGCGCTGGATGcatagtctcttttttttttcaagccacaTGATTAAAGttggaggctctaattggcttgaaaaagTTTGGGCTCAGGCCACACCCACTTGTGACACTAGTGATTCAATACTCGCTATTTTCTTACagtttctcctcccggccaatcaggacaggaggcgaATTGGTTTGGCCGGGAAGAGAAGTCGAGGAAgacgtggaggggtgagtgcggaccttggtggggggagaggggtttGTCGCCCCACCAAAAAgtttagcaccagccaccactggttacaaacagcaaaaaaatgctgagGTTAAACTTTAAATGGTTTgccaaaaaaatctgaaaatgctCGATGACTTCAACGATGAAATAGTGAGAAAAACTGGAGCGGCTCCTCAAATTCTTGCATACATACCGGTGACTTTATACGGATCTTTGCAAAAACATCCATATTGATTGTTCCTCAGCTCCCATTCCTCGTCCGCTTTACATGTCTCGGGTGAAGCATCTAAAGAGAGACAAGGATAATGATAGGGACCAATCAAACTTGTGGGATCAGATAATATAAAAATGTACCAAGAAGTATGATGTGTATCGCTAAAGTAACATCAGTCTCTCTGGACCATGAGACAGAGATCTGCCTATTAGGATTAGTAGGGGAAAATAAGGCTTCTATAGAAAGGTGAATACCGGTGGGCCTGTTACTCTACTATGCAAGGAAGGCAATAGTGTTAAACTGGAAGAAGGTTGAAGCCCCCTCGTTGGCACATTGGAAAAAATTGGTGAATAGTAATTTACCACTGTATCGGGAGACATACTGTAATAGAGGAAATGAGGAGAAATATGAAAGAATATGGGCAAATTGGATAGAGAATGAATGCTATGATGGCATTTAGGGTAGGGGGGGGGTATGGAAATAGGGCAAACCATATCACTGAAAGAAAGGGTTAAGGAAGGGAAGAAATGTATAAGTGTTTTTGTGGTTGTGATGAAATGATTATTAATGTAATTTTATGGAAGCTCCTGAGAGAGTAGACAAATGTAAGTTGTGAAATGTATATTTGGATATGGAAATAATtaataaagagataaaaaaaaaatgtacaacaaGAGCAACCAATCAATGATATGATCATCACATTATATTGTACAGGTATAAAATAATCCACAGGACTTCCACCATTGTGATCTGATAGAAGAATAAAACACTTACCTATAGAAATGGGGGGATCCAGACCTGGAAAACAGAAGAAATGATATGAAATGAATACATAATATCAGACATGTTGACATTCTTCATTGTTACTTGTATGGCTGGTTTGGAGGCGTGGCATAGAAATAATGTAAATGATCCAATCACAAGTTTACCTGATGGCCTAATTAATCCAATTGACAGAGTACCATCAGAACTCTGGGCTTTTCCAATTTCATCGATTTGACTCCTTCCTAGGGCACAGACCTAAAACAAACACGGTCATTAGGAAATGAGGGGCGGGTGACACGGGTTCATCGGTATAAAACGCTTTCTATGAAATCATCACAGAGCTAATCTGACGAGCTGACTGAATGGAGCTCAGATCACATCTTATcagttatatactgtataaacagtgccttgaaaaagtattcataccccttgaaatgtcccacattttctcatgttacaaccaaaaacgtaaatgtattttattgggattttatgtgagagaccaatacaaagtgtcacatgattgtgaagtggaaggaaaattataaatgatacaaataaatatgtgaaaagtgtggatcGAGTTTCAACTTCCTTCAACGCaccttttatattattatttttattattgtacagGGTTTATTTAGCGCCAAcattttacgcagtgctttagaATGTAGAGggaggacagcacaattacagtacactACAGGAGGGACAGGAGGGCccggctcatagagcttacattctactgGCAGAGATCTCCTCTACATCTCGGTGCCCAAGAAGATCCGGCGTGGTGGTCGGGACTTCTCCCACCAGGCTGCCGTATTATGGACTAGCGTCCCTATCGAGCTCAAGGAGGCCCCTACTATCCCGGTCTTTCGCAGGCTACTGAAGACTTGGCTTTTCACGCAAGCCTTTCCTGCATAGCCTCTCTCTTCCACACTTTCTGACGCTCTGTGCTGCTTTTAGTTCCTGGGTCCTCTTTTGCCAGGAACTCTGCTATGCGCGTTGGGACTCTTCGGGGGAAGACCgtgctatattaagatacctctcaactcaactaaagggagggggtggtggtacaaaaggtaatagatgGGAGGGATGGTCTGATGGAGGTGActcagggacagttgttaggtgggtgtgggataggcatcactgaataaattagttttcagggatctcctaaaggggGAGAGGGTAGGTGCTGAtcagacatactggggcagggagttccagaggatgggagaggctctggagaagtcctgaaggtgagcatgggaggaggtaacaagggggctagagagcaggaggtcctgggaggaacgGAGGGGacaatttgggcgatatctgcagatgaggttggtgatgtagtgtAGTTTAGTGGTGTTTTATATTATAACCAGGCGCTTTCCTACACAACTGCTGCCAGGATGCTTCATaaagattctgggccagattctcgtagaatggcgtatctatgcggcggcgtaacgtatccgatttacgttacgccgccgcacgtttttcaggcaagtgctttattcacaatcacgcggcgtaattcaaatttggcaggtagggggcgtgtatcatttaaatgaagcgcgtccctgcgccgaacgaactgcgcatgcgccgtccgtaaaatatccagggtgcattgctccaaatgacgtcgcaaggacgtcattggtttcgaagtgaacgtaaatgacgtccagccccattcacggatgacttacgcaaacgacataactttttaaatttcgacgcgggaacgacggccatacttaacattggctgcgcctcatatagcaggggcaactttacgccgggaaaagcctaacgtaaatgtcgtaactttactgcgtcggccgtgcgtacgttcgggaatttgcgtatctagctaatttgcatactcaatgcagatttcgacggaagcgccacctagcgggccaaaaaaaaaatgcacttaagatccgacggtgtaagagacttacgcctgtcggatctaatggatatctatgcataactgattccaagaatcaggcgcatagatacgacggctcagattaggacttacgacggtgtacatggcgctgcgcagtcgtaagtcctttgagaatctgggcctctgtctaTCTATGATTGATAGTCTGCTTAACAAATGCAACTACCCTATCTCAGATATTTACAAATCATTCCTTTCAGACATTAATACCAATACGGCCAAAATTACTCTAAGAAATGGTACAAGGACCTTCCAGAGGATGATTTGAGAGACTAAATTCTGGAGGACTATCTGAAAGTCCATAAGTGCATTGTCAATGAAACATGGAGAGTAACTCAGTTCAAGTTTATCCATGGAGCCTTCAAACCGTTT
The Rana temporaria chromosome 6, aRanTem1.1, whole genome shotgun sequence DNA segment above includes these coding regions:
- the LOC120942790 gene encoding pancreatic secretory granule membrane major glycoprotein GP2-like, with product MITSLQKTLHPIPSPSYNTTMALYKDSNYTTPHTGPEVTLFTEEFLYVGVFILGGDPSNAVLVMKNCYATPTNDADYPVRYYIIQNSCPNIHDGTMSVEENGVSRQGRFSVQMFKFVGSHDEVYLHCAVSLCDIAIGSCRPMWLHFSLFPFDFSGCGPGKHLDLSSSLSDR